Within the Medicago truncatula cultivar Jemalong A17 chromosome 4, MtrunA17r5.0-ANR, whole genome shotgun sequence genome, the region tACTTTTCAATGAAAAGGCAAATACCATCCTTAGTATAACAGAAGAAagtgagttttttattttttccgttgATTTCGGCGCTATGTTTTTGCGATACTCATTAAAATTCCAACATCTATCATCTCTCCGCAATTGCCGCAAAAACAAaaagtgaaacaaaacaaatcaaaaccaaaccaatcttCACTTTCATTCTTGTGTTCATTTTCTGCAGTTCAAGAGTAACGCGTTGATGAGGCATTATTCTTATTCATGGGTTGTGTGTTTGTGAAGCAAGGTGTGTCTGTGACACCTGCCGTTGACCATTCAGTTGACTTACAGAGGAATAATAGtgtaaagaagaagaataagaagaagaatacCGAGTCATTTGGAGTGAGTTGGAGCGAGGTAGGTGACTCAGGAAGAACAAGTTTGAATGGTGAAGGTGGGTCATTGAGTTTCAGGTTAGGGAATCTTAGTAAGTATGTGGAGGGAGAACAAGCCGCGGCTGGTTGGCCGGTTTGGCTTAGCGCGGTTGCTTCCGAAGCTATTCATGGTTGGGTTCCTCTCCGTTCTGATGCATTTGAAAAACTTGACAAGGTTTGTTTCTTGTAAATCTCATGTTAGAACATTCTCAATCTTGTTCAAGTGATTGTAAATGTATTATAtggattatggtatgtttgctTTTCTGAGTTATCTATAATAAACTGCTCAACTGTATGAATAGATTGGGCAGGGTACATATAGTAGTGTTTTCCGAGCGAAGGAGATTGAGACAGGGAAGATAGTGGCATTAAAGAAGGTTAGATTTGACAATTTTGAGCCAGAAAGTGTGAGGTTTATGGCAAGGGAAATTATGATTCTTAGAAGGCTTGATCATCCTAATATCATTAAACTAGAAGGATTGATTACTTCAAGATTGTCTTGTAGCATCTACCTTGTATTTGAGTACATGGAGCATGATGTCACAGGGCTCTTGTCTAAACCAGAAATCAGCTTTACTGAATCACAGGTATTTTTAGCTTAGCAGAGCTTAATTTTCCTTTATTAATGAATGTTGGCAACAATAATTTAAAACATtggttgtgaattgtgaagaaAGATGGTTTAAAGGCCAAAATAATTTTGTTGTGCAGATTAAGTGTTACATGAAACAATTGTTATCTGGTCTTGAGCACTGTCATTCAAGGGGTGTAATGCACCGTGACATCAAAGGATCAAATCTTCTGGTGAATAATGAAGGGATATTAAAGGTAGCAGATTTTGGATTGGCAAATTTCACTAATTCTGGGAAGAAGCAGCCTCTCACTAGTCGCGTTGTCACCTTATGGTACCGTCCTCCAGAACTTTTGCTTGGTTCAACAGATTATGGTCCATCTGTGGATCTTTGGAGTGTTGGTTGCGTGTTTGCAGAGCTATTAGTTGGGAAGCCTATACTTAAGGGAAGAACAGAGGTAGTAATACCAATCTTTTCAAAATGTATGAACTTTTCTCCTTCCCTGTTTGGTTTCTTGTGTTGCAGATTCTCCTCTAATGATAGTATcagttaatgtaaattttttattgtattttctgCTGTAAAGTAGAAATCTTGGTCCAAACCTATTGCATGAGGCTTTGAGGCAATGCTGTTGGTGTATTTGACATTGATGCAATCATTACAATTcagttgtttatgatattgatatattgacaattccaaaatttagttttaacttttcttttgaatttctTCTAAATCATCTTTGTTATGCATACAGGTTGAACAATTGCATAAAATTTTCAAGCTTTGCGGCTCTCCACCCGATGAATACTGGAAAAAGACCAGACTGCCTCACGCAACTTTGTTCAAGCCACAGCAACCATATGATAGTTGCCTAAGAGAAACATTTAAAGATTTTTCTGCAACCAGTGTAAACCTGTTACAAAATCTTCTTTCTATTGAACCAAACAAACGTGGAACTGCCTCATCTGCTCTCTCATTGGAGGTAGATTTACTTAGCAGAGTTGGATTTGTATTTCTCAGCATTCTATCTTCGGTGAATAATCTCTATTGTAGAACATTGTCTATTTTATTAGCTTTTACcattttcaatttgattatTCTTCTTGGAACATTGTTTTCAATCGATATAAGTTTTTTCCCCTGTTACTAATCATAAAGtacaaatttgttttcttctaaCTTGATGGCTTTGTGAAGCATAGATGCGTATATGGTTTTAGACTCTTCTACTGTTCCGATACTACAATCTTATTGTATTCTTACCACTTTCagtatttcaaaacaaaaccttATGCATGTGATCCATCAAGCTTACCGGTATACCCACCTAGCAAAGAGATCGATGCAAAACACGAGGAAGAGACAAAAAGGTAAACATCAATTTCACGTCTATTTTATTGGCCAATagcatagttttttttatcgtCACATACCAAGTGTTCTCTAGCAATTGATAATCTCTTTTATGGTATTGTCAAACCAGACATTGTTACTTGTCTTTTGATTAAATCATATATGTTGATAAACTTTCAGGAAAAAGATCGCTGGGCGAGTTTGTGGACCTGAAAAAAGAAGAACATCAAGAAAGCCAGTAGGACTGAGTAAATTACCTCTAGCAGAGGTCTCTTTTGCTTTCTTTCATCTTGCATCATTGTGTTTTTTACCTTGCGCGGCACGCACATTGTTTTGCAGCAATGGTCTAATTGCCAAAATTTAACTGTCACCTAAAACCTTACTCTTACACTCCTATTACAGGATTTGACAAGTCGAGTTCAAACTTCACTAAACATGGATGATAGATCTGTCAACGTCCTTAAAGAAGAGAACACTAACATAGGTGAAATGGCACCAAAGCCAACCGCTGGTAAACCAGAAGATGCTTCCCATAAAAAGGATGCATCTCAAGTAGATATTCCCTTTCATGGACCGTTACAAGTTTCAAAATCAAGTGGATTTGCATGGGCAAAAAGGCGTAAAGATGACGCTGCTTCAATTAGATCCCACACTCGATCTATTTCTAAAGGACATATATTTAGTTCATTAGAAACTTCTACACTAaattcaaataacatttctGATAATATAAACAACGAAAATAAGGAAGTTTTTGGGGGACGCAACAGCTCCAGAGGTCATGATCTATTTGAAATTTCTAAACTAGTGATGCAAAATCAATGGAGTAAGTTTGAACGTCCAGATTCCTTTGATACTTCTGAAGAGTACCACTCACAAGAACTGTCTATGATGCTTTATCATAGAGAAGATTCAATGTCCAAGAGAAGTAACAGGGTAAGTTTGTGAATTTGCCAGATTCAATTATGTGTATTGAATACTGTATTTGATATTTTCTGATGAGGGATGCAATTTATGTGCCTCTAGCTTCAGTTTATTCTGTTTGTGCTTTAGTATGTAATGTATAGAGATTGATATGAGATGCTGTTTAGTTACTGTACCTGACTTGTAAACATGGTCAACCATTTTCTTGGATCATAAGCCAAACGGATTTGGATCCTCTCAAGTTGAAATCCAACACGAGGGGGTTATGTCGGACTGTCGGTGATCTCACAACTAAAATTTATTGGATTCTAtagcttaaaaaatatattagtagGATCCAATGAACTTTATTGGTGCGATCACCAGCATAACTACCTCATGTTGGAAAGGATTCCAACTTGAGAGAATCAAAATTTAAGCCAAAACTAGGCAACTTAATAATAAGCATCCTTGTCTAGAcatgatttttatttgtttcccTCCTTACAGAGTTATCAGGATCAAGGAGAGAAGGTGGAATTTTCAGGGCCAATAATATCTCAAATGCATACAGTTGACGAGCTCTTAGAAAGACATGAGCGCCACATTCGACATACAGTCCGAAGATCATGGTTTCAGAGAGGTATGTGACAGTAATATCAAGAAGATTGTTGCCCtgagaacaaaaacatgtttctattttttgtgtttatagACTAGATTTCTTGAAAGaatcttataaatataattaattagagaAAGGTACTATGCTACTCCAAAGCTAATCATTTGTGAAATGATAATGTTAACAATTAACATAGCATTTTTAATGGATTTGCAGGTAAGAAGCATGGGAATTAAAGCAACAGGAAATGTACTATTTTATTCCCTTTAGATATGGGATCAAATTGTCCTTGTGAGAGGGCCACCCCTCAAGCTCAGCTCAGTGCTGTGATTATGAACAAAGGAACATCAGGATGTACAGTGTATAGCAGCATGAGTTTTTACCTAAGAGCTTTCAAACATCAATCTGAGCATTAGCAATGTGGTCCATCCAGCTTTCATTTTTCACAGATAGTTTAAGCTTCAAACGAATCAGATTTAGTAATTTATTAATCAAGGAGAGTAACATAGTGCTGAAAAGGAGCCCAGTTTTGTTGTATTCCACTAATCCTCAAATTCTAATGCTATTTCAGAAtctcttgtttcacaaaaaaagaaagctattataattaaatgaagGGAAAAATATCAATACATGGTTACAACATATATACAACTTTAGTAGATTCTTTATCAAAGAGAGAAAGACTCTGCTGCTGAGCAATGACATTGAGCCCAGTTTTGCTGTAttacacaatcctcaaatgtaTGTCCTTCAAAATCTAACGTTTCACAAAAAAATGTAACTTATAGTCTACTAAAATGAATCAGAACCAGTAATCCTTTATTTCATGATTAAGGCCCTATTTGGATAAGCAACCTATTTTGCAACTTATATCAGAAGCGCTTGTGTATAAGCTGTCTtgggcaaaagttatggtgcataaggaaatccttatgcaccgtgcataaacacttcacaactATCAGATATAGTGTACACGTGTAATAATCCTAGGCTTTTCAAACTACATCAAATCAAACTTCATTTGCTTCAAacatttctctcactaaaacataaagctccccccctctctctctacAATTCAGATGAGTCTTCATCTCTTCCGGCCACACAGGAtgattccggcgcggtggtcgcCGGCCAGAGGCGGCGCCGTGCCGGAGAACCAAATTCAtcctttttaaaaactaaagccATTTTTCAACATCCATTTTCGTTTTAAAGCCAAATCCGAACTCGGATCGCGCAAAAACTCAACGAGAAGGAGTAGATCTAAAGATTAAAACCGGTTCGCTCCTCTTCTTCCCtcgcattttcttcttcttcttcttcttcgatcCAGTGGCGCTGTGTTGATTGCTGCTATATGTTACTGTTTCGTCACTGTTTGTGTTCACGGTTTCAGATATGAAGTTGTTTCTGGATTTGAAATCTTTGTGATGTTAGAGGGATTTATGGCTGGGAaactgctggaaaccattaagtacatctaaagGTTTtgcacagcaaaatggttttggcattccGGTCCGGtgatgatgaacgacggtgttgatgatgagattgaagattctcgaaaccatttccacaacaaaatgggtttGGAATACAACTCACATAAACCATTTctacagcaaaatggttttggcattccGGTACGGTGATGATCACGGTGATGATGATAAACGacggtgttgatgatgagattgaagattccagtggtggtgatgatgaacAACGGTGATGATTCAGTTTGTTTCCGCGTTTGGttcgttttgttttgttttgtttcctttgggggtgtaggaagcaattatgttgggatttatgcacggtgcataaggatttccttatgcaccataaccgctcCCGCTGTCTTGGAGTGCTTATATATGGAAAACAGACAACTTACGGATGTGTAATAAGTTGTTCTTTTATAAGTTCTTCTAAACACTCTCACTGAGTGTTTTTGGctgtagataagttcaaataagttaacttttgagacaaccaaaattttaaaaaaagaaaaagatattaacacaaaaaccaaagtaatAGAAAGagtaattaaaaacataatatgagtatgaaagagaaaattgtcataaagTAATCGTACAAATCACCATCAAAaagtgattgtacaaatatcatttcttcaaaaataaaaataaaatagaaccatgtgtaaaaaaaacaaaaaattgtaccaTTCTCGATTCATGCACGTCATCCTTGCGCAGGGCTGCTTTATAAACGCTAACATTATTTGTAAAACTATCGGTGTGGGACTTTATTAACAAAACTACACAATATAATGTTGTTCAACCTTCACTGGAAGCGAGCAAGATGCAACTCGATCAATAACTGCAGTAGATAGAAAACGGATGTTCTTCCTTTTCAGACCTATTTAATGTACAAGATATGATAAAAAGTTAGATAAGGATAAAATACAATAGAAACTTATCCTATCATGTATTTAGTGCACACATGATAAAACATAGGGAAATGCTAAAAAGTACCCTTGAGGTATTGGTTAAGagaacaaaaatagaaatattttgttgGGAAGTGTTGAAAAGTGGtgaattcaactttttaaaagctaaaaaattattatttccaATGCAAAGCTACTATTTTTTGTATTCTTAACTAATGCCCTAAACCAATTAATTTCAAATTGGGTTCTAATTTTTAAATCAAGTTTTAAATATGGTATGCTGAAGATTAGGAACATGGCTTCAATTGTTGCATACTTGTTTTGTTTAATCCATTTCCTtctgatttcaattttttgttcaCTTCAAATTGTATCCAATTTCCAAACAATTGTTTGTCCTGGAACATGTTTATGCTTGTTTTCGATGGAGGTTGAAGCACAAAAGAAGATGAGtccaaatataaatattaataaaaaaataaaaaaatattaaacaggTAGCAAGTAATGGAATAAAAGAAGTTGCATGAGGTGGTTGAATATCATTGGAGTGTGTTAAAAAAGTGTGATAGAGGGTGTGACCCTAGCATTTCTCAAAAATGAatcttttcttatatataggaccggagggagtaacatTCTTAACTTAAATGTTGTCTCCGATATAATTTGCCTCAAGAAATTAGACACCGCATGATATCATTCTTGCGAAACCAAGTCAGATTAAACagataaattttgtaaatttgataGTGTTAAGAAAATGGTTTAGTTAGGTTGAACCTCTTAAAGTAATAAAGTTGTGATTGACAAAATAAACGAGTAATGTAAAACTCTACAGGTACACTTAAGTTACAAAACCCAAGTTTGGATGGTATGGTGAACAAcagtttataagaaaaagtcatATTATGTATCTAAACAAAATACACTTAAAGCTCGCATTAATAATCATCACCCTTTGATATAACTTCTTTGCATGTTGGTCGGAGTAGGATTGTATGTTCAAACTGTGATACATAGCTTCCTTTCACGTCACATAGAGGAGGATAAGGCTGCATGTAAGGGAGCAGAAATTAGTCATTGATGCTTATAATTTAAACAAGTAAATATTAATGGAAGGACAGCATATAATCATGTTAAACAGAACTACATATTTGCATTGGTATGTAACCTGCCAAGGGATATGGAGTGAAAATATTAGATTGAGTAATATATGGCAGTCATGGCCATCAAAGCTACAAATAACTTTCTTCTCATTGCAACCATTACAACatgcaattttaataaaataaaaactaaccaCAAAATTTCTTGATTATAGCTCCTATAACGTACCTGAACAATGCCAGCATCACACAAGTTCTTCAATGCCATTAAGTATTTAGTCTCTCCTAGGCGATCTAAATATCGCCTACAAAAGGCCAAAGTGGAGAAATTCTTGTTAATAGTCGCTAATAGTTGCTTAGCTCTGGGCAATCTCAGCGGCATATGACCAACATCAAAGTTTTTCATGTAGTGGCTGCATTCCAGGTCTTCTCGTACATACCCTTTCCCTGAACATAACATTTAGTGAATATTCTATCATGCATTATTAAATCCAATATAACAATGTCTAACACCTAAAGAAGCTACTATTACCAGTTGACCCGAATGTTTCAATTGCATAGAATTCCCCCTCTTCCATCTTTGTCTGCTCTCCACCTTTCACAATGGGAACAGATTTACCAGCATGAATTTGATAGCGGCCAATGCTATGTCCATTCAAATTCCGTATACTCTTAACTGCAATGACAATGTGATTGCATTATACATCACAATCTATGTGAAACATAATACTGATAAACATTCTAATGAAGTACACagacaaaatattaaaaaaaaaaaaaaaatgagtgagaaaaacaattatttgGTTTCACTTATTTAAAACTGTACAGGGTTCAACCAAATAATCAATTGACACCATTACAGAAAGTTCCTTGCATCGGGCTTTGGCATACAATCACATGCAGGAATGACACTGATGGAGCTCAAATTACTAATCCAAATACAGAAGTCACCCTAGAGTGATGATTCAGGGGTGTAACATTGATTGGAAGTGTACCGACGGCATGTTAAGGCagaggagaaaaaaaattagatgccAATACAGTTTCAATTAGGCTCTATCCCTATTTTGTTTATAGAAAATTGGTGTAACTAACTTGAGTTAGTTATGGTTGTAGTAGACGACCCTAACAATAGTTGCGGTAGGATTATCACGACATGCAAAATATCAAGCAACATAAAATCCAATAAATccacttttcttttcaaatcttttCTATTTATTACATGGGAAATAACTATGTCAGTATcaataatattaacaatatCAACAAACGCCAAGGAAGATCCACACAACCCCTTGGTAGATGTGATGTGTCATGTCTCTCATTCAAGTTCCCCCTTTCATTTGATAACAAAGAAATGTAAATTCTGTATTTGCGCATTATAGATGGAGAAACGTGCAGAGTgcaaaccaaataaaataaaatgaagacaATAAATAGAAGCATCATACCTTGATACACCTTCCCATTAATCTCAACCTCATATGACTCCATGACCTCTTGAATTGCAGCACCAACATCACAAAGGCGCACATCGATTCCAGCTTCCTAAATGGTAAACCATATTACATTGAAGGAACCAACATATTAAAACACGGTTTAATTGGTGCAGAACCCAAAATAACACACCACACAGTTCAAACAGAAAATATGTCGGTTCATTATCTTCACATCTATAAAACTTCTGAGTAAACACACAAGTACATTAAGTCGTAAACAAGTAAGTACagatgataaaaatatgaacaGATATAGATGCTACATtacaaagagaaaaatatgaaacacAGGCCATTTCTACATGTACAGTGTCAAAGGCACGCTTGTTCTACTAATCCCCTGAACACTTCTGTACATGCTAGTTCTACTAATCCCCTGAACAATTCTGTACAGCGGCCCAAACTCCAAGCATATCAAAAATGGAAAATCCCATAACCATCAAACAGAAATCAAAGAAGCTTAGATAATATCCCAGCGCTAGTTTAAGGACAAATACATACTCTTAAAGATGCAACATTCGGCTCTAAGGAAATCAGCTAGAAACGTCATACACATACTTGCAAAAATTACTACCACATACTAGTATTAGAGTTTGGTTTTAGGCCCCAACTTAATACCAAGTCAATATAGGACCTCAACACACCTTTCACCCCCATAACTTAACATCTAGACCATGGACAAATGTAGGTGACTTGGTAACAGATTTTGGACAATTCTAATACCAAATTAGAAGTTGGACTAGACCTAACTCAGCCCAAAAAATTAGTTCAAAACCAAATTAGAAGTTGGACTAGACCTAACTCAGCCCAAAAAATAGCTCAAAGGGAGAGTATTGCCCAAGCTTTATAGGAAAGTATTgatcatatatttttcttttttgaaaatcaGTATTGATCATAGCTGTAATCGATGTTGGATTTCATCAACCGGAAACATCGGGAAAAAATCAATTTCTCCCCTAACCTTTAAGTGTCTCAAGGCCACATCCAACATGGCTTGCTTCTGCAGCCTGCCAATTCCCTTCAggcattttccttaaaatatcGTGATTCATACTAGGCCTGAGACTCTAAAGACTGAAGATCTAGCTCTGAGTCAGGTGTGTATCATCTAAGACCAAATGAGATTTTCTGGTGTTTTCAAATCCAGCATTAAAGCCAAATACATAAGCTTAGGAAACAGTACAAGAGAGCTATTGTGGATTTAGTTTTTACACTATACCTCAAGGAGTCAAAGGTGCCAGTTCTCACCGTATCATCTACTGTAACAACCTTAGCATTATTTCACACACACAATCTGATCATTCATTCAAGTACCAAGCATAAAGAGTTGGATGTGATCTTAGTAAAAGATAAAGGTTATTAGCTAGAGCCTCGCAGTCTGCCACATTCCTTCTGATATTAGTATGTGGATACTTAAATAAGGATCTATACACATATATTCTGTAAACTGCTAGATAAACTCAAGTTCTTGATCAATTTCATTGACCAAGAACTTCTTTGTTAAACTCTTCACCGACTTTGAGAGTGGAAGTTATATTAAGAGTAACTGAACTTGTTTGTTAATTGGGTCACAACTCACAAACAAATTGAGTCATTACTTCTTGCTTTAGACCATAACGTTGTTTCAGCAGGTAGTATTTAGGTTAAGCATTTTGACTTATTAGTAGAAAAGCAGTTTCATCGGCATGACATAGTCCTCTTTTGACATAAATGAAGACCAACCTTCCACAAAGTTGAGCATTTTTCTATTAAGTACCTTAATACCCGTATAGGTTGCTTCCCTAGAGGCTTCAAGCAGTGGGTCAAACATTGGGTTGAACGCCACGGTAAAAGCACAATCAACTATATATCCTGCAAAGAAAATCCATGACAAGTAGTTGAATAAAGTAATTTTAGATTATGTGCAGCGATAACCCGAATTACCCTAGAAAAACAAAATCCAGAAAAATATTCCGTGTATTACCATCTATGTGGGTGCCAAAATCCAACTTCATCACATCATCATACTGAAGAACAGTCTTATCTCCGGAATTGGGGGTCCAATGAGCGGCAACCCTGGAAAACAAATAGTTTAATTAAcaaaactctaaaaaaaaaaaaaaacacaataataaAAACCAAAACCCTTTCCTACTAGGTAGGGTTTACTACATTGATCAAACATCATTCTTTTAAAACTGACTCTTCATAGAAGCCAATTAAAAATTCTGAATCATTTTAAAGAGTTGCATGCACTTCGTGTTCTTCTTGGTCTTTATCTACTTCTAATTTTTAGTCAACGATAAACTCTCAAGATTGGAGATTTTTAGTTAACGGTCAACCACCTTTTTTATTCAAGAAGTGTCACTCCCAACCTAAGTTCCACCAACTTCCTCTCTAATACATGCATTTATGATTTAATCTGTATaacaattcatcaaaaacaGATGTCTCGTCTTTGCAAAACCTTGCATGTGCTCTTGTTGATCCTTTATCATCCAACATTCAGAAAAGAAACCATGAAACATAACAGATAGTCAAGATAGAGAACAGAAGAATAAAGTTATACCAATTCAGAGAGCACCCTGTGGGGAAAGCAATGCCAGCTTGCAGGCCATCCTCTGATATTAGCTTACGAACGGTGTTCTCCAATGTTTCACATAAGTCGGACATCAGCATTCCAGGCTTTATAATGCCTTTCATATATTTCCGAACCTactcagagacaaacaaacTTGAGTATCCAACTCATAGACAAACAAACTTAAGTATATATAATGAGTTACTGATATAACACCATGATTTACCATGGAACATATGTACCTTTTATCAACTCTTCATcagaataaaaagaaaataagtcacaatgaaaagaaaaatattagacaTAAAAACTAAGAGTGTTTCCTTGGTTGAAAGGTAATGATGAGAAATGAAAATGCGGGTTTCcatattaatataaaaagaaGGAAAGCAAAATTTAACATTGAAAAAAATGCTACCACTATATTCTTGTCATGTTTTTCAAGCACTTTGTGAATGTGGATGATTTGATTTAGATTGAACCCAACTTTCTTTtcaatcatttcaaaaataaacttTCTCAAAGTGTTCTCCCTAACTTCGGGAGGAATGAAAAACATGGGGTCTGATCCACATTAATATTCTGTCCACTTTTTTCCTCTTTATTTCCTCTTCCCTATCCAAATAATGAACAGTCAATGTTGtccactttttcttttttcaaaaactactCATCAAAACACAGGGTTAATGCTGGAGTGTAACAATCTAAATTGCAACCTGACGATGAACTTCTGCTGCTCTACGAACTGAATTATATATTGGTTTCTGAAGGAGCTCCAGCTCTCTCTTCTCCTCTGATGTTGTTCTCCATAAGTTACTAGCATAGAAATTCCAACATAAATATAGAGTTTGAAAATTCAAACAGAATATGGAAACAAAATGAGTatgggaaaagaaaagaaaaaaacaattatacacTGGTAGGAACATAACACACAAGTAGTTGTCAATATTGTTCACCCTAGTAAGTGTTTAATCAATGCAGTTCTTGGTTTGGCAAGTAAATCCACTCACCCGATAATGGTGCAAAAATGAAGTTGGACCATGAAAAATCATCTTTGAGGACAACGCTACTTTCCTACATTTGGTTTCACTTATATTTGAGGTGGGTCTCTATAGA harbors:
- the LOC25493849 gene encoding protein IMPAIRED IN BABA-INDUCED STERILITY 1, with protein sequence MGCVFVKQGVSVTPAVDHSVDLQRNNSVKKKNKKKNTESFGVSWSEVGDSGRTSLNGEGGSLSFRLGNLSKYVEGEQAAAGWPVWLSAVASEAIHGWVPLRSDAFEKLDKIGQGTYSSVFRAKEIETGKIVALKKVRFDNFEPESVRFMAREIMILRRLDHPNIIKLEGLITSRLSCSIYLVFEYMEHDVTGLLSKPEISFTESQIKCYMKQLLSGLEHCHSRGVMHRDIKGSNLLVNNEGILKVADFGLANFTNSGKKQPLTSRVVTLWYRPPELLLGSTDYGPSVDLWSVGCVFAELLVGKPILKGRTEVEQLHKIFKLCGSPPDEYWKKTRLPHATLFKPQQPYDSCLRETFKDFSATSVNLLQNLLSIEPNKRGTASSALSLEYFKTKPYACDPSSLPVYPPSKEIDAKHEEETKRKKIAGRVCGPEKRRTSRKPVGLSKLPLAEDLTSRVQTSLNMDDRSVNVLKEENTNIGEMAPKPTAGKPEDASHKKDASQVDIPFHGPLQVSKSSGFAWAKRRKDDAASIRSHTRSISKGHIFSSLETSTLNSNNISDNINNENKEVFGGRNSSRGHDLFEISKLVMQNQWSKFERPDSFDTSEEYHSQELSMMLYHREDSMSKRSNRSYQDQGEKVEFSGPIISQMHTVDELLERHERHIRHTVRRSWFQRGKKHGN
- the LOC25493850 gene encoding methionine aminopeptidase 2B, giving the protein MAEENSHSEILSQENGTQEVPPTLVEEGVAELSLSPEKEDETKEVSKKKKKKTKSKKKKGPVEQTDPPSIPVLDLYPSGDFPEGEIQQYKDDNLWRTTSEEKRELELLQKPIYNSVRRAAEVHRQVRKYMKGIIKPGMLMSDLCETLENTVRKLISEDGLQAGIAFPTGCSLNWVAAHWTPNSGDKTVLQYDDVMKLDFGTHIDGYIVDCAFTVAFNPMFDPLLEASREATYTGIKEAGIDVRLCDVGAAIQEVMESYEVEINGKVYQVKSIRNLNGHSIGRYQIHAGKSVPIVKGGEQTKMEEGEFYAIETFGSTGKGYVREDLECSHYMKNFDVGHMPLRLPRAKQLLATINKNFSTLAFCRRYLDRLGETKYLMALKNLCDAGIVQPYPPLCDVKGSYVSQFEHTILLRPTCKEVISKGDDY